A genomic stretch from Diachasmimorpha longicaudata isolate KC_UGA_2023 chromosome 2, iyDiaLong2, whole genome shotgun sequence includes:
- the LOC135173041 gene encoding protein madd-4 isoform X4, giving the protein MQHFLLLMCLVGTALGENSTVDDVFGITSTGIHGENEGAVSWGEWSPWSKWSSCTRNCGGGISRQQRRCRRKPCKGKSWSIKYKICNNQPCQVPSDYRAEQCTNFDNVPYGGQLLKWYPYYDESKPCSLICRGVQVDKVTSEASPREAFDKSEEIRNKIDGTGGGSIEPGELESDETFVVQLADRVEDGTKCGDESVDVCIGGSCMKVGCDMRVNSGKTKDACGVCGGNGSSCQPRYSWSLESISACSKSCGGGFKMAMAICKSSPDDSIVDEINCNTDQRPTKMSMACNTHPCTTKWVTGDWTRCSTTCGGGSRTRAVFCTEENGNETTKLPDHRCNASHKPRNQEMCNTISCPMWETNQWSECSATCGSGVRTRRIECRDGNGRLSNDCDPGERPREEQECKNSVDCSAYSGEMAQEPYAAPPLPEKLIDQPVPSESTFIADEWSPCSATCGEGIRHRQVHCKIFLDFSRTIAKLPDNQCAGPKPPETERCMLRACPPLDNSLSYRIDTVGDSGYEESNLMDSYRSSGGSGSDYESTVKVAPGNSGQTTYSWKEGGYSACTASCLGGVQDLIINCVRDDTGKTVIPLLCTKETKPESRIRTCNDHACTPRWNYSDFSPCSVPCGIGIQTRYVTCIHEVARGAGNTIVVPNHMCQAPPPVDRQHCNVWDCPPEWKPRNWEKCSKSCGGGVKRREVVCVQVMAQGHERTVPDRECHGNKLATEKPCNTRACHEIGLSVQPVIFSQNSTFTQRTPEEKVDLKIGGIATVFQGIPMVKIRCPVKKFNKQQISWTKDRAEIRKSRKYKISKKGALKIVDIGVTDGGVYSCRAGGTRAELRLIVRHRTREQMSSEEILRFGNAVNHRPDINLDQSSSSGENLQIDHAAPAFQGAFAYGNDDQSHEFKPEIPSAAKPTKKSRARNRRPKTSPPPPDGGSPGEFSVTSIHQPGYHESVESTASSGANTLLPTFSHLISTLKSYWPFQGNSGSSRNHRTVTSPDENPHEKKRNLRYDSGEKDFSLFNDNTVLPDEPFGPDEERIFIDDDPFDMNTAILSLDQMEEAKKSTESLIKVHNQRSNTKDTKDYLEESLKQAKRHKHGDIDNYLRNERGASHSHEHSKPPETDRYHDQTTHATVDTRSNERTQGGTEMTILVNPTNIPEDFTTSKREEESPKTDYIQASLTSTLPAESIKKSLETSTRPQEDDDRGFDSGSEMEQTEDSYETELTRQKFNKSDTIKLLSNSSNGSEMVSSNENAREMDSEGDDRGALEVLSTEDGTNRSIDIRTDLMMEIGRHLRNKSHVEHRGKIGEGKEAVQILGFDNDDEQAINVFSKVYFSGTGEDLVFEWVTTEWSKCSQTCGGGGFQMRGAQCTVRSNKLVNSTRVPSRSVIGASLCEDAGFPVPQKVRACGSGRCPQWHAGEWTPCESSRCFNWKTAMQRRDVTCRLVEDINGTTNVTILESSKCDDGIRPPQRQECYNDVCKGVWRVGEWSECTASCEEDGIKYRILQCVWFGTKKPAGNACRDIPNRPAVMKICHGAPCPKTPGDCEDHSPLCNRVKMMNMCQVPLYQKQCCKSCH; this is encoded by the exons CCGTGTCAAGTACCGAGTGATTATCGTGCTGAGCAGTGCACCAATTTTGACAATGTACCATACGGTGGACAGTTGCTAAAGTGGTATCCCTACTACGATGAGTCAaaaccgtgctctttgatCTGTCGTGGAGTACAGGTGGATAAAGTTACCTCGGAGGCATCGCCAAGGGAGGCATTTGACAAGTCCGAGGAAATTAGAAACAAAATTGATGGAACTGGCGGGGGATCGATTGAGCCTGGTGAACTGGAGTCTGATGAAACTTTCGTGGTGCAGTTGGCGGACAGAGTTGAGGATGGGACCAAGTGTGGGGATGAGAGTGTCGATGTTTGCATTGGAGGGAGCTGCATG AAAGTCGGATGTGACATGAGAGTAAACAGCGGCAAAACTAAGGACGCATGTGGTGTATGCGGTGGAAATGGTTCAAGCTGTCAGCCAAGATACTCCTGGAGTTTAGAATCAATATCAGCATGCTCCAAGTCCTGCGGAGGCG GTTTCAAAATGGCAATGGCAATCTGCAAATCATCACCAGACGACAGTATAGTTGACGAGATCAATTGCAATACCGACCAACGACCAACGAAAATGTCAATGGCTTGTAACACCCACCCATGCACCACCAA ATGGGTGACAGGCGATTGGACGAGATGCAGTACAACATGCGGAGGTGGATCACGAACTCGTGCTGTTTTTTGTACCGAGgagaatggaaatgaaacaactaag CTGCCAGATCATCGGTGCAACGCCAGTCATAAACCGCGTAATCAAGAGATGTGCAATACTATTTCGTGTCCTATGTGGGAGACCAATCAGTGGAGTGAG TGTTCAGCGACCTGTGGTAGTGGTGTAAGAACGCGAAGGATTGAGTGTAGAGATGGAAACGGTAGATTGTCCAACGATTGCGATCCAGGGGAGCGTCCACGTGAAGAGCAGGAGTGCAAGAACAGTGTTGATTGTTCTGCAT ATTCGGGAGAAATGGCACAGGAGCCCTATGCAGCCCCGCCTTTGCcagagaaattaattgatcaaCCAGTGCCCTCTGAATCTAC ATTTATTGCGGACGAATGGTCGCCATGTTCGGCCACCTGTGGCGAGGGTATTCGTCATCGTCAGGTCCACTGCAAAATTTTCCTCGATTTTAGTCGAACAATAGCTAAACTACCGGACAACCAGTGTGCTGGTCCAAAACCCCCTGAAACAGAGAGGTGTATGCTACGAGCTTGTCCACCACTGGACAATAGTCTTTCTTACAGAATTGATACTGTAGGAGACAGTGGATACGAAGAATCCAATTTGATGGATTCCTATAGATCCTCAGGAGGGAGTGGAAGTGACTATGAGAGCACTGTTAAAGTTGCACCTGGAAACTCGGGACAGACAACCTATTCATGGAAGGAAGGTGGATACAGTGCCTGCACAGCATCTTGTTTGGGAG GAGTCCAGGATTTGATAATAAACTGCGTACGCGATGATACGGGAAAAACTGTGATTCCCCTTCTCTGCACTAAGGAAACAAAGCCAGAGTCACGCATTCGTACATGCAACGATCACGCCTGTACCCCCAG GTGGAACTACAGTGACTTCTCACCGTGCAGCGTTCCCTGCGGTATTGGTATACAAACGCGTTACGTCACTTGCATACATGAGGTGGCACGGGGTGCTGGGAATACGATAGTCGTACCAAACCATATGTGTCAGGCACCACCACCGGTAGACAGGCAGCATTGTAACGTGTGGGACTGCCCACCAGAATGGAAACCCAGGAATTGGGAAAAG TGTTCCAAAAGTTGTGGCGGCGGAGTGAAAAGGAGGGAAGTTGTATGTGTCCAAGTAATGGCACAGGGACACGAGAGAACAGTACCTGACCGTGAATGCCATGGGAATAAACTAGCAACTGAAAAGCCTTGTAACACCCGAGCATGTCACGAAATCGGATTGAGTGTGCAACCAGTgatattcagtcaaaattcaacatttaCCCAGAGAACACCGGAGGAAAAAgttgatttaaaaattggAGGAATAGCTACTGTATTTCAAGGGATACCCATGGTCAAGATTCGTTGTcctgttaaaaaattcaacaa aCAGCAAATTTCGTGGACCAAGGACCGAGCGGAGATCCGTAAATCGAGGAAATACAAAATTAGTAAGAAGGGAGCTTTGAAAATTGTGGATATTGGGGTGACCGATGGAGGAGTGTATTCATGCAGAG CGGGAGGTACGAGGGCTGAGCTTCGATTAATCGTGAGACACCGTACCAGAGAACAAATGAGTAGTGAGGAAATTCTGCGATTTGGTAATGCCGTTAATCATCGTCCGGACATTAATTTGGATCAATCCTCCAGTTCCGGGGAAAATCTACAAATTGACCACGCCG CTCCAGCATTCCAGGGGGCATTTGCCTATGGTAATGATGATCAGAGTCATGAATTTAAACCGGAAATTCCCAGTGCTGCTAAACCCACTAAAAAATCTCGTGCTCGTAATCGTCGACCCAAGACAAGTCCACCACCACCTGATGGTGGATCACCTGGGGAATTTTCAGTTACTTCAATTCATCAG CCTGGCTATCACGAGTCCGTGGAGTCAACCGCTTCTTCGGGGGCTAACACCCTTCTGCCAACGTTCAGCCATCTAATATCTACTTTGAAG TCTTACTGGCCCTTCCAAGGAAACAGCGGATCATCACGCAACCACCGAACAGTGACATCGCCCGATGAAAATCCCCACGAAAAAAAACGCAATTTACGTTACGACAGCGGGGAAAAAGATTTTAGTTTATTCAATGACAACACAGTACTCCCTGACGAACCCTTCGGCCCAGACGAGGAGAGAATATTCATCGATGACGATCCCTTCGACATGAACACAGCCATTCTATCCCTCGATCAAATGGAGGAAGCTAAAAAATCCACAGAATCACTGATCAAGGTTCATAATCAGCGTTCAAATACCAAAGACACCAAAGACTACCTCGAGGAATCCTTGAAGCAGGCGAAGAGACACAAACACGGAGACATCGACAATTACCTCAGGAATGAACGTGGAGCAAGTCACTCGCACGAGCATTCAAAGCCACCAGAAACTGATAGATATCATGATCAAACCACTCACGCTACTGTCGACACTAGGTCTAACGAGCGCACCCAGGGAGGAACAGAGATGACAATTCTGGTGAATCCGACCAACATCCCTGAAGACTTCACAACGTCAAAAAGAGAAGAAGAATCACCAAAGACTGATTACATTCAAGCGTCCCTGACGTCAACATTACCAGCCGAAAGTATCAAGAAGTCACTCGAGACGTCGACACGCCCTCAGGAGGATGATGACAGAGGATTCGATTCTGGCAGTGAAATGGAGCAGACAGAGGACTCTTATGAAACAGAACTGACCCgtcaaaaattcaacaaaagcgATACAATTAAACTGCTGTCCAACAGCTCCAACGGCAGTGAAATGGTATCGAGTAATGAAAATGCCAGGGAGATGGATTCCGAGGGTGATGACAGGGGAGCTCTAGAGGTATTGAGCACCGAGGACGGTACAAATAGGTCCATTGATATCAGGACTGATTTGATGATGGAAATTGGAAGACACTTGAGGAACAAGAGTCATGTGGAGCATAGGGGAAAAATTGGGGAGGGAAAGGAAGCAGTCCAGATTCTTGGATTTGACAATGATGATGAGCAAGCAATCAACGTCTTCAGCAAGG TTTATTTCTCAGGAACTGGCGAGGACTTGGTTTTCGAATGGGTCACCACCGAGTGGTCCAAGTGCTCTCAGACTTGTGGAGGCGGTGGTTTTCAA ATGAGGGGTGCTCAGTGCACAGTTCGCTCGAACAAGTTAGTTAATTCCACGAGAGTACCATCGAGGAGTGTTATAGGTGCTTCGTTGTGCGAAGACGCTGGATTCCCAGTGCCACAGAAGGTCAGAGCTTGTGGATCAGGAAGGTGTCCACAGTGGCACGCGGGAGAATGGACTCCCTGTGAATCGTCACGGTGTTTCAATTGGAAAactg CAATGCAAAGAAGAGATGTAACATGCCGTTTAGTTGAAGACATAAATGGCACAACAAACGTAACAATTCTCGAATCAAGTAAATGTGATGATGGAATAAGGCCACCGCAACGACAAGAGTGTTATAATGACGTTTGCAAGGGGGTTTGGAGAGTTGGCGAGTGGTCCGag TGTACCGCATCGTGCGAAGAAGACGGTATAAAATATAGAATTCTCCAGTGTGTCTGGTTCGGAACGAAAAAACCGGCGGGAAATGCCTGCAGGGACATACCAAATCGTCCAGCTGTGATGAAAATTTGTCACGGTGCCCCGTGTCCAAAAACTCCAg GTGACTGTGAGGACCACTCACCACTCTGTAATAGGGTGAAAATGATGAACATGTGTCAAGTACCACTGTATCAAAAACAGTGCTGCAAGTCTTGCCACTAg
- the LOC135173041 gene encoding protein madd-4 isoform X1 → MGSNLARHGSPFGVLQCTKEGEGPLRVGQRNDNLVLYSGLLAKNSDFSFWKMQHFLLLMCLVGTALGENSTVDDVFGITSTGIHGENEGAVSWGEWSPWSKWSSCTRNCGGGISRQQRRCRRKPCKGKSWSIKYKICNNQPCQVPSDYRAEQCTNFDNVPYGGQLLKWYPYYDESKPCSLICRGVQVDKVTSEASPREAFDKSEEIRNKIDGTGGGSIEPGELESDETFVVQLADRVEDGTKCGDESVDVCIGGSCMKVGCDMRVNSGKTKDACGVCGGNGSSCQPRYSWSLESISACSKSCGGGFKMAMAICKSSPDDSIVDEINCNTDQRPTKMSMACNTHPCTTKWVTGDWTRCSTTCGGGSRTRAVFCTEENGNETTKLPDHRCNASHKPRNQEMCNTISCPMWETNQWSECSATCGSGVRTRRIECRDGNGRLSNDCDPGERPREEQECKNSVDCSAYSGEMAQEPYAAPPLPEKLIDQPVPSESTFIADEWSPCSATCGEGIRHRQVHCKIFLDFSRTIAKLPDNQCAGPKPPETERCMLRACPPLDNSLSYRIDTVGDSGYEESNLMDSYRSSGGSGSDYESTVKVAPGNSGQTTYSWKEGGYSACTASCLGGVQDLIINCVRDDTGKTVIPLLCTKETKPESRIRTCNDHACTPRWNYSDFSPCSVPCGIGIQTRYVTCIHEVARGAGNTIVVPNHMCQAPPPVDRQHCNVWDCPPEWKPRNWEKCSKSCGGGVKRREVVCVQVMAQGHERTVPDRECHGNKLATEKPCNTRACHEIGLSVQPVIFSQNSTFTQRTPEEKVDLKIGGIATVFQGIPMVKIRCPVKKFNKQQISWTKDRAEIRKSRKYKISKKGALKIVDIGVTDGGVYSCRAGGTRAELRLIVRHRTREQMSSEEILRFGNAVNHRPDINLDQSSSSGENLQIDHAAPAFQGAFAYGNDDQSHEFKPEIPSAAKPTKKSRARNRRPKTSPPPPDGGSPGEFSVTSIHQPGYHESVESTASSGANTLLPTFSHLISTLKSYWPFQGNSGSSRNHRTVTSPDENPHEKKRNLRYDSGEKDFSLFNDNTVLPDEPFGPDEERIFIDDDPFDMNTAILSLDQMEEAKKSTESLIKVHNQRSNTKDTKDYLEESLKQAKRHKHGDIDNYLRNERGASHSHEHSKPPETDRYHDQTTHATVDTRSNERTQGGTEMTILVNPTNIPEDFTTSKREEESPKTDYIQASLTSTLPAESIKKSLETSTRPQEDDDRGFDSGSEMEQTEDSYETELTRQKFNKSDTIKLLSNSSNGSEMVSSNENAREMDSEGDDRGALEVLSTEDGTNRSIDIRTDLMMEIGRHLRNKSHVEHRGKIGEGKEAVQILGFDNDDEQAINVFSKVYFSGTGEDLVFEWVTTEWSKCSQTCGGGGFQMRGAQCTVRSNKLVNSTRVPSRSVIGASLCEDAGFPVPQKVRACGSGRCPQWHAGEWTPCESSRCFNWKTAMQRRDVTCRLVEDINGTTNVTILESSKCDDGIRPPQRQECYNDVCKGVWRVGEWSECTASCEEDGIKYRILQCVWFGTKKPAGNACRDIPNRPAVMKICHGAPCPKTPGDCEDHSPLCNRVKMMNMCQVPLYQKQCCKSCH, encoded by the exons CCGTGTCAAGTACCGAGTGATTATCGTGCTGAGCAGTGCACCAATTTTGACAATGTACCATACGGTGGACAGTTGCTAAAGTGGTATCCCTACTACGATGAGTCAaaaccgtgctctttgatCTGTCGTGGAGTACAGGTGGATAAAGTTACCTCGGAGGCATCGCCAAGGGAGGCATTTGACAAGTCCGAGGAAATTAGAAACAAAATTGATGGAACTGGCGGGGGATCGATTGAGCCTGGTGAACTGGAGTCTGATGAAACTTTCGTGGTGCAGTTGGCGGACAGAGTTGAGGATGGGACCAAGTGTGGGGATGAGAGTGTCGATGTTTGCATTGGAGGGAGCTGCATG AAAGTCGGATGTGACATGAGAGTAAACAGCGGCAAAACTAAGGACGCATGTGGTGTATGCGGTGGAAATGGTTCAAGCTGTCAGCCAAGATACTCCTGGAGTTTAGAATCAATATCAGCATGCTCCAAGTCCTGCGGAGGCG GTTTCAAAATGGCAATGGCAATCTGCAAATCATCACCAGACGACAGTATAGTTGACGAGATCAATTGCAATACCGACCAACGACCAACGAAAATGTCAATGGCTTGTAACACCCACCCATGCACCACCAA ATGGGTGACAGGCGATTGGACGAGATGCAGTACAACATGCGGAGGTGGATCACGAACTCGTGCTGTTTTTTGTACCGAGgagaatggaaatgaaacaactaag CTGCCAGATCATCGGTGCAACGCCAGTCATAAACCGCGTAATCAAGAGATGTGCAATACTATTTCGTGTCCTATGTGGGAGACCAATCAGTGGAGTGAG TGTTCAGCGACCTGTGGTAGTGGTGTAAGAACGCGAAGGATTGAGTGTAGAGATGGAAACGGTAGATTGTCCAACGATTGCGATCCAGGGGAGCGTCCACGTGAAGAGCAGGAGTGCAAGAACAGTGTTGATTGTTCTGCAT ATTCGGGAGAAATGGCACAGGAGCCCTATGCAGCCCCGCCTTTGCcagagaaattaattgatcaaCCAGTGCCCTCTGAATCTAC ATTTATTGCGGACGAATGGTCGCCATGTTCGGCCACCTGTGGCGAGGGTATTCGTCATCGTCAGGTCCACTGCAAAATTTTCCTCGATTTTAGTCGAACAATAGCTAAACTACCGGACAACCAGTGTGCTGGTCCAAAACCCCCTGAAACAGAGAGGTGTATGCTACGAGCTTGTCCACCACTGGACAATAGTCTTTCTTACAGAATTGATACTGTAGGAGACAGTGGATACGAAGAATCCAATTTGATGGATTCCTATAGATCCTCAGGAGGGAGTGGAAGTGACTATGAGAGCACTGTTAAAGTTGCACCTGGAAACTCGGGACAGACAACCTATTCATGGAAGGAAGGTGGATACAGTGCCTGCACAGCATCTTGTTTGGGAG GAGTCCAGGATTTGATAATAAACTGCGTACGCGATGATACGGGAAAAACTGTGATTCCCCTTCTCTGCACTAAGGAAACAAAGCCAGAGTCACGCATTCGTACATGCAACGATCACGCCTGTACCCCCAG GTGGAACTACAGTGACTTCTCACCGTGCAGCGTTCCCTGCGGTATTGGTATACAAACGCGTTACGTCACTTGCATACATGAGGTGGCACGGGGTGCTGGGAATACGATAGTCGTACCAAACCATATGTGTCAGGCACCACCACCGGTAGACAGGCAGCATTGTAACGTGTGGGACTGCCCACCAGAATGGAAACCCAGGAATTGGGAAAAG TGTTCCAAAAGTTGTGGCGGCGGAGTGAAAAGGAGGGAAGTTGTATGTGTCCAAGTAATGGCACAGGGACACGAGAGAACAGTACCTGACCGTGAATGCCATGGGAATAAACTAGCAACTGAAAAGCCTTGTAACACCCGAGCATGTCACGAAATCGGATTGAGTGTGCAACCAGTgatattcagtcaaaattcaacatttaCCCAGAGAACACCGGAGGAAAAAgttgatttaaaaattggAGGAATAGCTACTGTATTTCAAGGGATACCCATGGTCAAGATTCGTTGTcctgttaaaaaattcaacaa aCAGCAAATTTCGTGGACCAAGGACCGAGCGGAGATCCGTAAATCGAGGAAATACAAAATTAGTAAGAAGGGAGCTTTGAAAATTGTGGATATTGGGGTGACCGATGGAGGAGTGTATTCATGCAGAG CGGGAGGTACGAGGGCTGAGCTTCGATTAATCGTGAGACACCGTACCAGAGAACAAATGAGTAGTGAGGAAATTCTGCGATTTGGTAATGCCGTTAATCATCGTCCGGACATTAATTTGGATCAATCCTCCAGTTCCGGGGAAAATCTACAAATTGACCACGCCG CTCCAGCATTCCAGGGGGCATTTGCCTATGGTAATGATGATCAGAGTCATGAATTTAAACCGGAAATTCCCAGTGCTGCTAAACCCACTAAAAAATCTCGTGCTCGTAATCGTCGACCCAAGACAAGTCCACCACCACCTGATGGTGGATCACCTGGGGAATTTTCAGTTACTTCAATTCATCAG CCTGGCTATCACGAGTCCGTGGAGTCAACCGCTTCTTCGGGGGCTAACACCCTTCTGCCAACGTTCAGCCATCTAATATCTACTTTGAAG TCTTACTGGCCCTTCCAAGGAAACAGCGGATCATCACGCAACCACCGAACAGTGACATCGCCCGATGAAAATCCCCACGAAAAAAAACGCAATTTACGTTACGACAGCGGGGAAAAAGATTTTAGTTTATTCAATGACAACACAGTACTCCCTGACGAACCCTTCGGCCCAGACGAGGAGAGAATATTCATCGATGACGATCCCTTCGACATGAACACAGCCATTCTATCCCTCGATCAAATGGAGGAAGCTAAAAAATCCACAGAATCACTGATCAAGGTTCATAATCAGCGTTCAAATACCAAAGACACCAAAGACTACCTCGAGGAATCCTTGAAGCAGGCGAAGAGACACAAACACGGAGACATCGACAATTACCTCAGGAATGAACGTGGAGCAAGTCACTCGCACGAGCATTCAAAGCCACCAGAAACTGATAGATATCATGATCAAACCACTCACGCTACTGTCGACACTAGGTCTAACGAGCGCACCCAGGGAGGAACAGAGATGACAATTCTGGTGAATCCGACCAACATCCCTGAAGACTTCACAACGTCAAAAAGAGAAGAAGAATCACCAAAGACTGATTACATTCAAGCGTCCCTGACGTCAACATTACCAGCCGAAAGTATCAAGAAGTCACTCGAGACGTCGACACGCCCTCAGGAGGATGATGACAGAGGATTCGATTCTGGCAGTGAAATGGAGCAGACAGAGGACTCTTATGAAACAGAACTGACCCgtcaaaaattcaacaaaagcgATACAATTAAACTGCTGTCCAACAGCTCCAACGGCAGTGAAATGGTATCGAGTAATGAAAATGCCAGGGAGATGGATTCCGAGGGTGATGACAGGGGAGCTCTAGAGGTATTGAGCACCGAGGACGGTACAAATAGGTCCATTGATATCAGGACTGATTTGATGATGGAAATTGGAAGACACTTGAGGAACAAGAGTCATGTGGAGCATAGGGGAAAAATTGGGGAGGGAAAGGAAGCAGTCCAGATTCTTGGATTTGACAATGATGATGAGCAAGCAATCAACGTCTTCAGCAAGG TTTATTTCTCAGGAACTGGCGAGGACTTGGTTTTCGAATGGGTCACCACCGAGTGGTCCAAGTGCTCTCAGACTTGTGGAGGCGGTGGTTTTCAA ATGAGGGGTGCTCAGTGCACAGTTCGCTCGAACAAGTTAGTTAATTCCACGAGAGTACCATCGAGGAGTGTTATAGGTGCTTCGTTGTGCGAAGACGCTGGATTCCCAGTGCCACAGAAGGTCAGAGCTTGTGGATCAGGAAGGTGTCCACAGTGGCACGCGGGAGAATGGACTCCCTGTGAATCGTCACGGTGTTTCAATTGGAAAactg CAATGCAAAGAAGAGATGTAACATGCCGTTTAGTTGAAGACATAAATGGCACAACAAACGTAACAATTCTCGAATCAAGTAAATGTGATGATGGAATAAGGCCACCGCAACGACAAGAGTGTTATAATGACGTTTGCAAGGGGGTTTGGAGAGTTGGCGAGTGGTCCGag TGTACCGCATCGTGCGAAGAAGACGGTATAAAATATAGAATTCTCCAGTGTGTCTGGTTCGGAACGAAAAAACCGGCGGGAAATGCCTGCAGGGACATACCAAATCGTCCAGCTGTGATGAAAATTTGTCACGGTGCCCCGTGTCCAAAAACTCCAg GTGACTGTGAGGACCACTCACCACTCTGTAATAGGGTGAAAATGATGAACATGTGTCAAGTACCACTGTATCAAAAACAGTGCTGCAAGTCTTGCCACTAg